A DNA window from Engystomops pustulosus chromosome 6, aEngPut4.maternal, whole genome shotgun sequence contains the following coding sequences:
- the LOC140065543 gene encoding alpha-tectorin-like has protein sequence MGFLTLSTVLLVALLKGMVESKSVPPPECPENSKYDGSGVCYLRCGNIDTYSPNDPCILLLKYTCLCDEGFLEQTGTKEEYVQCVRPKDCNVTCSPNKTFVPDAPGCQPTCENPTVPAVCAEEKSPKCVCDKGYILRGKDCVKPTECEKTKDQ, from the exons TCCTGAAGGGGATGGTGGAAAGTAAAAGCGTACCAC CTCCTGAGTGCCCTGAGAACAGCaaatatgatggatctggagtTTGTTATTTGCGCTGCGGCAATATAGACACCTATTCTCCTAATGATCCTTGTATTTTGCTCCTGAAGTACACCTGTTTATGTGATGAAGGATTCCTGGAGCAGACTGGAACTAAAGAAGAATATGTACAATGTGTCAGACCTAAAGACTGTAACGTTACATGTAGCCCTAATAAGACCTTTGTGCCCGACGCACCCGGCTGCCAACCCACATGTGAAAATCCAACTGTCCCCGCAGTCTGTGCCGAGGAAAAATCCCCTAAATGTGTCTGTGATAAGGGATATATTCTAAGGGGTAAAGACTGTGTGAAACCAACCGAATGTGAAAAAACCAAGGATCAATGA